CTGGCCGGCTCGAGCCTGGGCCTGGACCCCGAGGCGGTGGCGGCCGAGCTCGGCTTCACCGGGTCGGCGGCCAACTCGATCGACGGCACCGCGGCGCGCGACTTCGCCGCGGAGTTCGCCTTCGTCGCGGCGCAGATCGGGGTGGACGTGAGCCGGATGGCCGAGGAGGTCATCCTCTGGGCGACGAAGGAGTTCGGCTTCGTCCGGCTCCATGACTCGTGGTCGACCGGGTCGAGCATCATGCCGCAGAAGAAGAACCCCGACATCGCCGAGCTGGCCCGGGGCAAGGCCGGCCGGGTGATCGGCAACCTGACGGGCCTCATGGCGACGCTGAAGGCGTTGCCGCTGGCCTACAACCGCGACCTGCAGGAGGACAAGGAGCCGGTCTTCGACTCCGTCGACACCCTGGAGGTGCTGCTGCCCGCCTTCACCGGGATGGTCGCCACCCTCGAGTTCGACACCGCCCGCATGGCCGAGCTGGCCCCGCAGGGCTTCTCGCTGGCCACTGACGTCGCCGAGTGGCTCGTGCGGGAGGGGGTGCCGTTCCGGGTCGCCCACGAGGTCGCCGGCGAGTGCGTACGCCGCTGCGAGCAGCTCGGCGTCGAGCTCGACGAGCTCACCGATGACCAGCTCGCGGAGATCTCGCCGCAGCTCACGCCGGGCGTCCGCTCGGTACTCACCGTCGAGGGCTCGGTGGCCTCGCGCGACGCTCGTGGCGGCACCGCCCCTGCCCGGGTGAGCGAGCAGCTGGCCGAGCTGCGGGTCGTTCTGGCCGACCACCGTGGCTGGCTCGACTGACGACTGGGCCGTCCTCGACGGCCACGCCGCCGAGGCCGCGCCGCGGCTGCTCGGCTCGCTGGTCGTGCACGAGCACCCCACCGAGGGGCGGGTCGGGATCCGGCTGACCGAGGTCGAGGCCTACCAGGGTCCGGAGGACCCGGGCTCGCACGCGCACCGCGGCCGCACCGACCGCAACCAGGTGATGTTCGGCCCGTCCGGACACCTCTACGTCTACCGGATCTACGGCATGCACGACTGCGCCAACATCGTGTGCTCCCCCGAGGGGGTCGGGGCCGGAGTGTTGCTGCGCGCCGGTGAGGTGGTCGAGGGCCTCGAGCTGGCGCGGTCGCGGCGCCCCGGCGCCAGCGACCGCGACCTCGCGCGCGGTCCGGCGCGCCTGGCCCGAGCACTCGGCCTCGACCGCAGCCACGGCGGCGCCGACCTGCGCGTCGGTCCGGTGACGTTGCACCTGGCTGCCGAGCCCGCGGGACCGGTCCGCACCGGGCCCCGCGTCGGGCTGCGCCTCGCCGCCGACTTCCCGTGGCGGTTCTGGGTCGACGGTGACCCCACCGTGTCGCCGTACCGTCCGGCGGCGCCGAAGCGCCGCCGCTGAGCCGCGTAGCCCCCGGTCAGCCGCGCAGCGCAGGCAGCAGCTCCGCCTCGGCGTAGGCGAGGAAGTCCTCCTGGGAGGAGTCACCGATCTGGATGAGTGCGACGTCGGTGAAGCCGGCCTCCTCGAACTCCCGGACGGCCGCGACGATCGCGTCGGTGTTGGGCCCGCACGGGATGTTGTCGGCGACGTCGGCCTCGGTGACGAACTGGGTGGCCGCGTCGAAGGCGGCCGTGCCCGGCAGCTCGGCGTTGACCTTCCAGCCGCCGGCGAACCAACGGAACTGCTCATGCGCCGTGCGGACGGCCGCGTCCTTGTCGGGACCCCAGCAGACGGGGATCTGCCCGACCTTGCGGCTGGCGCCGCCGGACTTCTCCTCCTCCCAGGTCGTGATCAGGTCGGGGTTCGGCTCCACCGCGATGAGGTGGTCGGCGTACGGCGCTGCGGTGCGGATCGACTGCGGCCCGGAGACCGCGGCACCGATCTGCACACGCTCCTCGGGGAGGTCCCAGATCTTCGCGGAGTCGACGCGGAAGTGCTGGCCGGCGAAGTCGACGTACCCACCGTCGAGGAGCCGACGGATGATCTCGAGCGCCTCGGCGAACATCTCGTGGCGGACGTTGGCCGGCGGCCATCCGCGACCGACGACGTGCTCGTTGAGGCTCTCGCCGGCACCCAGCCCGAGGGTGAACCGGCCCTCGCTGAGCTCGCCGATCGTCGCGGCCTTCTGGGCGACGACGGCGGGGTGGTAGCGGATGATCGGGCAGGTCACGAAGGTCATGAGCTCCACCTGCGAGGTCACCTGGCTGACCGCGCCGAGCATGCTCCACGCATAGCCGGAGTGCCCCTGCTCGTCGAGCCAGGGGAAGTAGTGGTCGCTCATCACCTCGAAGTCGAAGCCGGCCTGCTCGGCGCGGGCGGCGTACGCCACCAGGTGTCGGGGCGGGGACTGCTCACTCATCAGGGTGTATCCGTAGCGGGTCATGTCACCTGCGGTACCCACGGTCGGGTCGATTGCACGGATACGGCAGGCTGTGACCTGTGAGTACGACGTCTGCGGCCGGCACCGACCCCGGCCTCCTCGACGACCTGCGCTGGCGTGGGTTGATCGCGCACAGCACCGACCTCGACGCGCTGGGCGAGGCCCTGCGTGCCGGGAGCGTGCGCTTCTACGTCGGCTTCGACCCCACCGCCCCCTCGCTGCACATGGGGCACCTCGTCCAGATCCTCACCGCCCGGCGGCTGCAGGTCGCAGGGCACACGCCGTACGCCCTGGTCGGCGGGGCGACCGGCATGATCGGCGATCCCCGTGACTCCGGCGAGCGGACGCTGAACTCGGCCGACGTCGTCGCGGAGTGGGTGCAGCGCATCCGCGGCCAGATCGAGCCGTTCCTCGACTTCGACGGACCGTGCGCTGCGACGATGGTCAACAACCTCGACTGGACCGCCGAGCTGTCGGCGATCGACTTCCTGCGCGACATCGGCAAGCACTTCCCGGTCAACCGGATGCTCGCGCGCGACGTCGTGAAGCGTCGGCTCGAGGACGGCATCAGCTACACGGAGTTCAGCTACGTCCTGCTGCAGTCGATGGACTTCCTCGAGCTGCACCGCCGCCACGACGTCGCGCTGCAGTTCGGCGGCAGCGACCAGTGGGGGAACCTGAGCGCGGGCGTCGACCTCGTCCGCCGCGCGGAGGGCGCTCACGTGCATGCCTTCGCCACGCCGCTGCTCACCCGCGCCGACGGGACGAAGTACGGCAAGTCCGAGGGCGGCGCATTGTGGCTCGACCCGGAGCTGCTCTCGCCGTACGCCTTCTTCCAGTTCTGGCTCAACGTCGAGGACGAGAAGATCGGCGAGCTGCTCCGCGTCTTCACGTTCCTGTCCCGCGAGCAGATCGAGGAGCTCGAGCAGCTCTCGGTCGCCGAGCCGCACCGCCGCCACGGCCAACGCACCCTCGCCCGCGAGGTGACCACGCTGGTCCACGGAGCCGACGAGACGGCCCGGATCGAGGCCGCCTCCGCGGCGCTCTTCGGCGGGGGAGACCTGCGCGACCTCGCGGTCCCCACGCTGGCGGCCGCGCTCCGCGAGGCGGGCGCCACCGAGCTCGAGGCCGGGGACGAGCTGCCCACCGTCGTCGACCTGCTGGTCGCGAGCGGGCTGGCCACCAGCAAGAGCGAGGCGCGCCGCACCGTGGGGGAGGGCGGCGCCTCCATCAACAACGAACGCGTCACCGACCCCGACCACCGGCCGGCCCGCGCCGACCTGCTCGGCGGGTCGTGGCTGGTCGTGCGACGCGGCAAGAAGCGGTTCGCGGGCGTCGAGGTCCGCTGAGGTGAGCGGCGGCGTGCCCGGATCGGTCGAGGACCTGATGGAGCGCGCCGCTGCCCACCTGCCCGCGCCGGTGGCCGCCTACCTGGCCATGGGCTCCGGTGCCGGCATCGCCGCGGCGGAGGCCACGCCCGCGTGGGACGCGCTCCGGTTCGCGCCGCGCGTGCTGCGCTCGGTCACCGACGTCGAGCTGCGCGATGCAGACGGATTGCTTCCCTTCGGGATCGCGCCCGCCACGCTCCAGCGGGCAGTGCACCCCGACGGCGAGCTGGCCACCGCTCGCGGAGCGGCCGAGGCCGGTGCGCGCATGGTCGTCTCGAGCAACACCGGCACGCCGTTCCGCGCGATCGCCGAGACCGGCGTGACCTGGTGGCTGCAGACCTACCTCCCGCCCGACCGCCCCAGCGCCGAACCGCTCCTGCAGCGAGCGGTCGAGGCCGGCGCGGCCGCAGTCGTCCTCACCGCCGACACCCCGGTCGTCGCGCGCAAGCGGGACGCCGTCGCCGCCCGGGTGTGGGGAGAGATCGACCCAGCGTTCGTAGGCGCCGAGCATCCGCGTACGCCGCTGGAGGTCCCCGAGCGCGGGGAGGGGACCGACCGGTATCGCGAGAAGGCCACCGACCTCGGCCCCCATGACATCGGGTGGCTGGCCGCCGTGACCGGGTTGCCGGTCGTGGTCAAGGGCGTTCTGCGTGCCGACGACGCTCAGCGGTGCATCGACGCGGGTGCCGCGGCCGTGTGGGTGTCGAACCACGGCGGGCGCCAGTTCGACGGCGCGCTTCCGACGGCCCGGGCCTTGCCCGGCGTCGTCGCGTCCGCCGCAGGCCAGGTCCCGGTGTACGTCGACGGGGGTCTGCGTGAGCCTCGCCACCTGTGCGGGGCCTGGGGGCTGGGCGCCGCGCAGGTCTTCCTCGCCCGCCCGGTCCTCGCGGCCCTCGCGCTGGGAGGCGCCGCCGGCGTCCGGGACCTCCTGCTGGGGTTGGCCGAGGAGCTCGTCGAGGCGTGCCGCCTGCTGGGTGCCACCACGCCGGCCGACCTGGCTGGGACGGTGGTGAAGAGCGAACACCACCGCGGTGATTCGTGCGGTTTGGATCGGTAAAACCCCGTGTGACCTGCGGGGATCGTGTGTCCGCAGACGACCAGGTGCAGGGCCGATTTGCTGCGGGTAGGGCGTTCACCTAATGTTCTCTCTGTCGCCAGGAGCGGCGGGACGCAAGGCCGAGAGGCCGGGCGGCCGGCCCCGGGCGATCAGACCCCCCTCCTTCCGCCGATCAGGTGGAGGATGTCGGGGGTAGCCGGTGCGGGTCTGGGTTTGACGCCAGACTGCGAGGCCGGTAAGTTTGATCGGGTTGCCCCGCGACGAAGGCCGAGAGGCTGGGACGTGGGCGCGCTTGATCCTTGAGAACTCAACAGTGTGCTAAAAGTCGACGAATTAATTTGTAACGCCCCGTCGGCATCTTCCGGTGGCTGCTCTCTTTTGGGGGTGGTTGTTGATAGGTGTTGACGGTTCCTTTGGTAAGACGCTTGGCATGGGCCTTTTGGTTTGTGTCGGGTTTTTCTTGCCGGGATACTCCTAAATGGTCGATGGACTGCTCGTTTCGGCGGGTGGGCATCAGCATTTTTCTATGGAGAGTTTGATCCTGGCTCAGGACGAACGCTGGCGGCGTGCTTAACACATGCAAGTCGAGCGGTAAGGCTCCTTCGGGAGTACACGAGCGGCGAACGGGTGAGTAACACGTGAGCAATCTGCCCTTCACTTCGGGATAACCACCGGAAACGGTGGCTAATACCGGATATGACCACTTCAGGCATCTGATGGTGGTGGAAAGTTCTGGCGGTGGAGGATGAGCTCGCGGCCTATCAGCTTGTTGGTGGGGTAATGGCCTACCAAGGCAACGACGGGTAGCCGGCCTGAGAGGGTGACCGGCCACACTGGGACTGAGACACGGCCCAGACTCCTACGGGAGGCAGCAGTGGGGAATATTGGACAATGGGCGAAAGCCTGATCCAGCAACGCCGCGTGAGGGATGACTGCCTTCGGGTTGTAAACCTCTTTCAGTAGGGACGAAGCGCAAGTGACGGTACCTACAGAAGAAGCACCGGCCAACTACGTGCCAGCAGCCGCGGTAATACGTAGGGTGCGAGCGTTGTCCGGAATTATTGGGCGTAAAGGGCTCGTAGGCGGTTTGTCGCGTCGGGAGTGAAAACTCAGGGCTTAACCCTGAGCCTGCTTCCGATACGGGCAGACTAGAGGTATGCAGGGGAGAACGGAATTCCTGGTGTAGCGGTGAAATGCGCAGATATCAGGAGGAACACCGGTGGCGAAGGCGGTTCTCTGGGCATTACCTGACGCTGAGGAGCGAAAGTGTGGGGAGCGAACAGGATTAGATACCCTGGTAGTCCACACCGTAAACGTTGGGCGCTAGGTGTGGGGCTCATTCCACGAGTTCCGTGCCGCAGCTAACGCATTAAGCGCCCCGCCTGGGGAGTACGGCCGCAAGGCTAAAACTCAAAGGAATTGACGGGGGCCCGCACAAGCGGCGGAGCATGCGGATTAATTCGATGCAACGCGAAGAACCTTACCTGGGTTTGACATATGCCGGAAAGCCGTAGAGATACGGCCCCTTTTAGTCGGTATACAGGTGGTGCATGGCTGTCGTCAGCTCGTGTCGTGAGATGTTGGGTTAAGTCCCGCAACGAGCGCAACCCTCGTCTTATGTTGCCAGCACGTTATGGTGGGGACTCATAAGAGACTGCCGGGGTCAACTCGGAGGAAGGTGGGGATGACGTCAAGTCATCATGCCCCTTATGTCCAGGGCTTCACGCATGCTACAATGGCCGGTACAAAGGGCTGCGATACCGTAAGGTGGAGCGAATCCCAAAAAGCCGGTCTCAGTTCGGATTGGGGTCTGCAACTCGACCCCATGAAGTCGGAGTCGCTAGTAATCGCAGATCAGCAACGCTGCGGTGAATACGTTCCCGGGCCTTGTACACACCGCCCGTCACGTCACGAAAGTCGGCAACACCCGAAGCCGGTGGCCCAACCCTTGTGGAGGGAGCCGTCGAAGGTGGGGCTGGCGATTGGGACGAAGTCGTAACAAGGTAGCCGTACCGGAAGGTGCGGCTGGATCACCTCCTTTCTAAGGAGCATTTGTATGGGAGGCTTACCGGTTAGCCGGTGGTCTCTCCAGACATGTTGGTTTCGAGGGCGAATGTTCCTCGGCTGGCATTGCTCACTAGTGGAACGTCGATTATTTGGTCGCGCTGTGAGGCGCTTCGTCAGTACAGCCGCCTCGCTTCCTTTGGGGAGTGGGGTGGAGTGGAACCTCGAAGCTTCGAGCAGTTCGGTCTAGCACACTGTTGGGTCCTGAGGGATCGAGATTCTTCGATCGCCTCGTCGGGCCATCAGCGCCATGAACTGTTGCTCCCTGTGGGGGGTGGTAAGCGTGGAGTTGGCTGGTGGTGCCGCCCGTATCTTGAGAACTACACAGTGGACGCGAGCATCTTTGTAGAACGACAAGCTACTAAGAGCACATGGTGGATGCCTTGGCACCAAGAGCCGATGAAGGACGTAGGAGCCTGCGATAAGCCCCGGGGAGTTGGCAACCGAGCTGTGATCCGGGGATTTCCGAATGGGGAAACCCAGCTGGAGTCATGTCCAGTTACCTCTGCCTGAACACATAGGGCAGTTGGAGGGAACGTGGGGAAGTGAAACATCTCAGTACCCACAGGAAGAGAAAACAAGAGTGATTCCGAGAGTAGTGGCGAGCGAAATCGGAACAGGCCAAACCAGTTGCGTGTGATAGCCGGCAGGCGTTGCGTGACTGGGGTTGTGGGGCCGTCTTGTTGGTTCTGCCGAACCAACGCAGAGTAAGAAACCATCGTTGAAGTTGAAGTGGATTGGAAAGTCCCGGCGTAGAGGGTGATACCCCCGTACACGTAAGACGATGGCTCTGAGACGTCACCCCAAGTAACACGGAACCCCTGAAATTCCGTGTGAATCTGGCGGGACCACCCGTTAAGCCTAAATACTCCTTGGTGACCGATAGCGGACAAGTACCGTGAGGGAAAGGTGAAAAGTACCCCTGGCGGGGAGTGAAATAGTACCTGAAACCATGTGCTTACAATCCGTTGGAGCGAGATCTTTGGATCTTGTGACAGCGTGCCTTTTGAAGAATGAGCCTGCGAGTTAGCGTTGTGTTGCGAGGTTAACCCGTGTGGGGAAGCCGTAGCGAAAGCGAGTCCGAATAGGGCGTTTGAGTAGCGCGACCTAGACCCGAAGCGGAGTGATCTATCCATGGGCAGGTTGAAGCGCGGGTAAGACCGCGTGGAGGACCGAACCCACTTAGGTTGAAAACTGAGGGGATGACCTGTGGATAGGGGTGAAAGGCCAATCAAACTCCGTGATAGCTGGTTCTCGCCGAAATGCATTTAGGTGCAGCGTCGCGTGTTTCTTACCGGAGGTAGAGCACTGGATGGTCTAGGGGGCCCACAAGCTTACCGAAATCAACCAAACTCCGAATGCCGGTAAGTGAGAGCGCGGCAGTGAGACTGCGGGGGATAAGCTCCGTAGTCGAGAGGGAAACAGCCCAGACCATCAGCTAAGGTCCCTAAGCGATAACTAAGTGGAAAAGGATGTGGAGTCGCAAAGACAACCAGGAG
The nucleotide sequence above comes from Nocardioides massiliensis. Encoded proteins:
- the argH gene encoding argininosuccinate lyase — protein: MTKSEATNTGSLWGGRFASGPSPQLEALSRSTHFDWRLAPYDLQASRAHAGVLHAAGLLSDADRDALVAGLDRLRAKVAAGEVSADPGDEDVHGALERLLLAEVGAELGGRLRAGRSRNDQIATQLRVFLREHARTIAAAVLDLAEVLATQADHHLGAVMPGRTHLQHAQPVLLSHHLLAHAWPLARDVARLRDWDARVAADSPYGSGALAGSSLGLDPEAVAAELGFTGSAANSIDGTAARDFAAEFAFVAAQIGVDVSRMAEEVILWATKEFGFVRLHDSWSTGSSIMPQKKNPDIAELARGKAGRVIGNLTGLMATLKALPLAYNRDLQEDKEPVFDSVDTLEVLLPAFTGMVATLEFDTARMAELAPQGFSLATDVAEWLVREGVPFRVAHEVAGECVRRCEQLGVELDELTDDQLAEISPQLTPGVRSVLTVEGSVASRDARGGTAPARVSEQLAELRVVLADHRGWLD
- a CDS encoding DNA-3-methyladenine glycosylase yields the protein MAGSTDDWAVLDGHAAEAAPRLLGSLVVHEHPTEGRVGIRLTEVEAYQGPEDPGSHAHRGRTDRNQVMFGPSGHLYVYRIYGMHDCANIVCSPEGVGAGVLLRAGEVVEGLELARSRRPGASDRDLARGPARLARALGLDRSHGGADLRVGPVTLHLAAEPAGPVRTGPRVGLRLAADFPWRFWVDGDPTVSPYRPAAPKRRR
- a CDS encoding alpha-hydroxy acid oxidase — translated: MPGSVEDLMERAAAHLPAPVAAYLAMGSGAGIAAAEATPAWDALRFAPRVLRSVTDVELRDADGLLPFGIAPATLQRAVHPDGELATARGAAEAGARMVVSSNTGTPFRAIAETGVTWWLQTYLPPDRPSAEPLLQRAVEAGAAAVVLTADTPVVARKRDAVAARVWGEIDPAFVGAEHPRTPLEVPERGEGTDRYREKATDLGPHDIGWLAAVTGLPVVVKGVLRADDAQRCIDAGAAAVWVSNHGGRQFDGALPTARALPGVVASAAGQVPVYVDGGLREPRHLCGAWGLGAAQVFLARPVLAALALGGAAGVRDLLLGLAEELVEACRLLGATTPADLAGTVVKSEHHRGDSCGLDR
- the tyrS gene encoding tyrosine--tRNA ligase, translated to MSTTSAAGTDPGLLDDLRWRGLIAHSTDLDALGEALRAGSVRFYVGFDPTAPSLHMGHLVQILTARRLQVAGHTPYALVGGATGMIGDPRDSGERTLNSADVVAEWVQRIRGQIEPFLDFDGPCAATMVNNLDWTAELSAIDFLRDIGKHFPVNRMLARDVVKRRLEDGISYTEFSYVLLQSMDFLELHRRHDVALQFGGSDQWGNLSAGVDLVRRAEGAHVHAFATPLLTRADGTKYGKSEGGALWLDPELLSPYAFFQFWLNVEDEKIGELLRVFTFLSREQIEELEQLSVAEPHRRHGQRTLAREVTTLVHGADETARIEAASAALFGGGDLRDLAVPTLAAALREAGATELEAGDELPTVVDLLVASGLATSKSEARRTVGEGGASINNERVTDPDHRPARADLLGGSWLVVRRGKKRFAGVEVR
- a CDS encoding TIGR03557 family F420-dependent LLM class oxidoreductase; protein product: MTRYGYTLMSEQSPPRHLVAYAARAEQAGFDFEVMSDHYFPWLDEQGHSGYAWSMLGAVSQVTSQVELMTFVTCPIIRYHPAVVAQKAATIGELSEGRFTLGLGAGESLNEHVVGRGWPPANVRHEMFAEALEIIRRLLDGGYVDFAGQHFRVDSAKIWDLPEERVQIGAAVSGPQSIRTAAPYADHLIAVEPNPDLITTWEEEKSGGASRKVGQIPVCWGPDKDAAVRTAHEQFRWFAGGWKVNAELPGTAAFDAATQFVTEADVADNIPCGPNTDAIVAAVREFEEAGFTDVALIQIGDSSQEDFLAYAEAELLPALRG